The window TGCTATGCAAGGGGCAAATTTACTGCTTTTgttaacaaaatgttgaaaagattTAAGAGACAAACAGTCATGTGATTAAAATTGTGATATATGTGTATCACATGTGATAAATGTAATTaacctttctttctctctctctttacatgtaaagaaaaaaaggaccATTCATTTGCGTGACATTGGAATTGAAGGGAAAAATATCTATCTGgagagaaataattattttatgtgcATAAACGTCATTAATATCATTTTTGCAGACTGGATGTTACCATAGTAAGCACTTTAGCAGTATGCTTGCTACATTTAGTACTGTTGTCCTCCAATGTTAAGTATTCAAAAAAgtgtgaatgtatttttttttatcttaaggattgttttgacaaaattaatgttcacatttaaatgtatttatatgtaGTAGGAGAATTGTACGGAAGAcgattagggccactgggaaaaaattataaaaaattctgactttaatctcagaattctgagattaaagtcagaactgttttatttatatattttttcgcagtggccctaatcctcttccgtaaaTTTGtgcttaaattaatttaatatttcatacaGTCAAACTCCTCTGATTGTGTATCTAGTTATGTTGGATTTCCATACTCACCTTCAGGGAAGATGAGGAcaggatgtttgttttcatctgcaACATGATCCCTGAGCCTGAAATAACACCAACAAAACTGAATTAGaggatttgttttgtgttatGCTActcatttttaagtttgttttttttttggaacaatgtacttgtttattttcacttatACATAATATTTTTGAACTATTTTCACTGTAGTAGAAGTGGACAGCttatattatttaattgaaaatcaTTTGGTGAGTCACAAGTTCATACTTCTCCccttttaaaagtgaaaacgCCATGAACTCAgagactaaaaaataaataggtacaattatttaaataaaccaaatcagTTTTAAGACACTCTTTCTTACACGACGCTGTAATGTCTGTAATGCTACCTTTTGGCCACTAGGCGTCTGTCTTTGACTTCAGCTCGCTCAAACCATATATGAGGAGAGGACTTCACCATTGCTCTCTGGATCAATCCCAGCAAGCCTCCATGTAGCTGCCCAACCTGTGAGATGATTTCACTTTGAATTTACTTCATCCCCTGAGCCTTTAAAAATACTCTACTTACAACTGACAccctaaaaaaacacacacacacacacacttaaaattTCATACCAAAGAGTAGCAATGGTCATTGGCCAGGATGATCCCATCTATTGGTGTCGTGTGATTGGCCACGCAGATGCCGTCattctttggtttgttttcccTGCAGATACACAAGGCACAGACAGAGAAGTTATCTTGCTGCAAGCTTAAGTCCAACTAGGAAAtcactttaaataaactctGCTGATTCTGATTAGCAGTGTGGTCAGATATCCTGctagatggaaagaaaaagaaagcgatcaaaaaatgttttgccaaggcaatatttaaaattgttcGGATTGCATGTAATAACGACGAGCCAGCTGAAAGTCATGAAAATAGACACGCCTATGTTGAATGTATGTGTTCCTCTCACTGCAAATGTAGCGTTACCATTGTTGACTCTGTACAGCAGTATTGCTCTGCAGTGTTTTCAGTAAGGCAGGTTTGTTTCAGAACATTAATTATCACATACCTGTTGTGATAGGTGATGATTCCAGTCAGAGATCTAACACAGAGGCGATATCCCATCAGATGCACCTTGTCACTAACGTAGGTTCTCAACCTAGAGTCACACACAATGATCGGTTTAGATGGATGCACACATGGCTAAGATTGTCAGGTTTGTAACTTAGCATCTATCAACGTAAACCTCACTTATATTCATGTTTGAGGCATTAGTAGAACTCACTTTGTGCAGGGTATTAATCCCACCACGGtacttaaaacaacaaacagaaaaatgcctGTGACGGCTACAGTTGCTCtgcaaaacacagaataaaatggTTATTTAagacagctaaaaaaaatgtatcttaaaCCTACTTATTTGCCTCTCTGACCTGAAAGGCAGCAGTACACCATAGCGGATTAAAACTCCCAGAAACCACGAGGCTAAAAGTTTTAGACTTATGCAGCGGAAGTTGTGGTTGCTCCTAGTGAGCAAGTTCCAGTTTTCCAACTTCTGGGCCGAGAAGCGCTTGGTGACGTCATCGTCTATGATGTTCTCCAAAGCTTTCCGACAGAAGACGAAAACATCAGCCAGTTCAAACCGCGTATCCAGACTCAGACAACCAGTACTATGTCGTAGATCTTGAATTTCCTGCTTCAAAGTTGAATCTGGGACTTTGACTATGATACcttagcagaaaaaaattatagtaAAGTTTCATAGAGAAAGATAAGTCAGTGCATAATTTGTGACTGAAATGGCAATGCTTTACCACTGGTGTAGTGTTTGTAGAGTTGGTGATTCTTCTCTTTTGCCTTTAGCTCCATTTGTAATGTTGTCCACTAAATAAGgacaaataaacagacaaaagccTCTTCAGGTCACTAGACAGGAATCATAGTTGGATATTTACggagaaaatgtgcagcagaaGGTAATGGTGTGATCAAAGCAATAACATCAGACAGCAAGTTTTCTCTGGAGCACAGCTATGCTCCACAGAAGATTGGGAGCACATGTGCTTTGCAGATGATAAACTCTATTATGGGCCAATTTTAGCTTCAAACTCTCACTAGCCAGCTTGCCAATTGAAAAAGTGGGTCATAAACTTGAGGGAGGAAAGTTCTGCATCAGATATAAGAAAGATAAATGTACAGTCACTGTGGAGTTGTGGAACAAACACAGATGAATAGATGTAATACTTCTATTAAATATAACTATCCGgaatttaaaatgtccaaaacatAATGCATAAAAATGGGAAGTACAGCATTTTGtaagacagaaaatgacatgtaTTACATACAGAAAAGTTTCATTCTGTTTCAATCTCGAGATAGTTTCAAAAAGGGCCAATTTAAGAAACTCCAGTTACCAGTATCGTATAAACGTACAGCTGGATTGGAACAAAAATGTTCCCATTCAAGTGGCTCCATGTAGAACGACTCAAAATATCCAAATCAACTGGTGGTGTCTCCCAATCTCCCAAGATTAACATTTCGCCACAAATTTGGTTACTTCCGCTTTAAATACAAGATCAGGACAGAATGTGTGTAGCTTCCACATGTGTAGGTAAACCACTGGGACTAAGCTTGTTCAAGAAACTGCATCGGATGAACAACTTCCCAGGGATCTGAGATTGATACAATATCAACATCAACTCAGATGGTGGTCCTAAGGCTGCAAGCTTTTCTCTCAGTGGGGAGGGTGTTAAGATAAgtctttttaaatacaattctGTCACTCAAAAAGAGCCTTTAAAACCTCCTTGGAAAAAACAACCGATGATACTAAGTCATCTGGGCACACGGAGTAGAACTGCACATTGCTGCAAAGTGATATTTTCGAACAGATAATATAAAATTGCATGTCACTTGGGCatgataatttgttttaactattttttccttctttcttgattttacttttgtctgttcaaaataaataaataaacaaataaatcaatcaataaaactgagttttttcataaatttttcaGCTCAAATGCAACACAGTAAACAAGAGGAGGAGTGAGGAACCTTAGCAGGAAAAATATGGTATGTTTTGTGAAAGTAATTAAAGGAAGAACATGAATTTTCTTCTTTACTCAAGATTTGGATTTTTGACTGAGTGATAAGAACTCAATTCATCTGCTGTCAAAGTGATCAAAAATAGCTCTAAAGGAGTCAGAGGTGAGATTACTGAAATAGTTGAACATGATTTTTTCCCAAATAATTTTGTGTACCTCTTATCAAttcaaaacgttttaaaaattaaataaataagtccAAAGTaattctttttctctctctctttcagtcAGGAATAATTAGTAAAAAATGATGATGCAGTGGACCACCTGTTTGTGGTTCATTATCTGCAAATTCCcctatttgctgatttttttttgtggaacataactcaaatttatttgtggaaatgtgcctatttgggaaaatatttcaaagaaaatgtagcttGTAGCTAGGCTActttccttggcactgattggctgagacCACTATCTTTTATAATAGTGCAAAGACAGTTTCAACCTtggtattaatgcatattaaggtatagTTAGTGGTATAGGTTAGTGTTGGGGTCATTAAAATAGACTGCTATAAGCATTGATAGAGGAGGTCCCAAGTATTTATGGGTTTATGtgccacttaaaaaaaaagtgaaaatgaagaaTCTTTATTCCAGGGATGTCAAACCAGAGACACTTCAAACTCACCTCAAATATACTGAGAAGTATCTTCATGTAGTATTTATGGATCCCAAAAGGAAGTCCAAACACAGCCGGCACAATTAGGAAGCCAAACACCAGAGTCAGCCACACATCGGGGAATAGGCTGAGATATTTGGAGAGCAGATCAACAGGCAACGTCAACCAAGCCATGATTTTAGTGTAGAAGGAGACATTAAGTCTGAAGAGATGGAAACCTCCAGTGTTACAAAAAGACCTGCTGCTCTGTTTAAAACCACGATGACCGGGTCAGACATCAGGATTTAACAATGtagatctgattttttttttaaaaagaagagaaaactaagataagaaacacacaaaaacaaactttgtgaTCTCAAGCTGTTGTTTCTAGATGAGTAATGAATTAAATTGTCtgggacattttctttttgtatcttTCTGTGCAATTCAACCTTTTTATAATAAGCtcacagcaacacaaagtaacCCACAATTGTCTCCTACCGTCTGTCGGGTATGAATTTGTACCTGAGAGGATGACAGATGATTAGTCGGTGCTCCATCTACGAGAACAAGGGACTCTGTGCTGTTTGCTTTTCAGACAAGCAGCAACAAGTCGCTGCAGAAACACTTGGCAACAGGTGGCCAATGAGAGCTGCAGTCACTGCGCTGTGGACTGGGAATAAACCTTAAATCAGATTATGGTGGATTTGCTATGCACTGCAGCAAAGCTTTTTGTTAGGGCAGAAAATTTTGAAGATTacctacatttttgtttttaatcttttttgattaaaagaaatgttatgaTGATGACTTtatagaagatttttttttgttgaaaaatattaaaatgatcaaatcaaagtgtcagggatgagaataaagtcaaaagattttttttcacatggtTTGTGGCCttaaatttccattttctttgAATCTTTAAAAAGACTTCTGTTAGTGGAGCATCTCTGGCAAATTCATGttgtgacatttagcaaattaaaataattttgatagtTCTCTGacccaaaacaagaaaagtttggtctgatttaaattCAGTGAGAACAAAAAGGTGGATCTGTCTTTCTATAAGGATTAATAAGGATATTTACACAGTTTAAACtgtttgaaacatatttttctagCCACATTAAGGTTTAAACTTCAATGGTTTACAATATTTATGATTAGTACGTTCAGCTTAAAAATGGTGTAATTtcaatatcaaataaaaataaaatgcaaattgtgtgtcacataaacacacattttccaattgaaatatctttatttttaaatattctgctacaAATTGCAGTAGTTTTGCCATGCATAGTTTCACACAGTTAagacacataaaaataacaaagttggatttcttttttcaaatatatctCAAGATCAACAAACATGCATATTCTCTCATGTTTATTCTTGAACAGTCAAAGCTGACCCGGCTTTACTTATTAAACTAAATCAGGTTTTGTAAACGTTCTTTGGCTTTTTGCATAAGAAGCTCATCTTGCTTCCTTACATTTACTGATAATAAAGTAGTAACACAGGTTTCAGAGACTGGAATGTGTTTAGGGAGGAGAACGGAGGACATTTATGTTTCAGCTCACTTTGAGGTATATAATGCTGACAAACGTTGCACCAAAAGGGAACATTTTGgcttttgaaataagaaaacttaacaaaatccccaaaataaaacactttcatgACACCTAAAAACCATCACTTATTAACTAACCTGCTGACTTCCTCAGTGACAATTAGTGACGACGTTCTGATCACATACTTCATTGCTATTCATGCAAGTAATAACCAAACATAGAAATAATCAAAAGCTTATTCTGGTACTAATGATGTTTTTCTTACAGGACTGCAGCTAAATGAATGTATTCTGCACACTAGGAGTTGCACATGTATGTCACAGAAAAGTCATTGCTACGTTATACATACTCACCAAACAAATATCTGATTTTTCTGTAGACCGTATCGACGTTAAACATCAACAATACACAAAACGCGCACGCAGACATGACGAGATGACATGGAATATATTGCTTTTTGCGTCTGTGCTTCATATAACCTCTGCATTTAAAACAGATTGCGCTGCGCTTTGTGTCGCTTTGCTTCGCGCCGCTGTGTTAAATATAATTACTCTTAATTGCTACAGTCAGTAATAAGAGGCTGTTGGTGTTTGCAGAAAGTATCTCAAACATCACATCCGCCGTTACCCATTGCGTCGgtaaaaacatagaaatgttGCAGCTATTAAAGGAAATcgtgttttaaaaatgtactctGGAAAAGTCACGAGTGCAGCCGTCGGTTTTGTTTATGCTCGGAGGAACAGCAGCAGCGTGTTATTAACAGTGAGGCTCCCGGCTGGACTCGTCAGCCGCTCAAGCGAGGCAGTTTTGGGGCAAGGTTGATATGTTTTTGCCGTCTTCACAGTTCAGAGAAATTCGGTTTTCTTCGCCAGACTTTCTCCGCGCTCCTCCAGCTGAGGATCCAGGTCCGATGCAACGTCGCAGCCGAACTCATCGGGACATCATTCGAACAAATTCTGGGAGTTATGGAGAAAAGGATGTATTGTTAGCACAGATTAACGcgaaaatttaattttgttttaaatagataATACCTGAATTTCAAAACTTCACTAtttgttgatttaattttttttttaccttctatGTTGAACGTAAATAgcaatttgattattttattcattaaattatttaaactattttatggCTTTAATTTCAACACTTTGAAGCCTTGCAGTAGCTTGACGTAACCTCTTAAGTTAATTATTACACTTAACATTATATTCCCACGGCTGTTGCtgcatctttaaaacaaaaataaacaaaaccttaaaaaatacagtcaaaattcatccatcattttattttctgatttaatgtgCCTATTTTCTATGTCCCTCTTCAGTCTCACTGTtgttcaacttttttatttgtctacTTATTGTCAAACACCTGATTAATTCCTATGATGCATTAGCTAAGCTACAAAAATAACggtcaaaaaaagttttaaattcagaatatattaaatacttgcacacaaaaatacagaacagaTTTTGTGAATACTATATGCAAActtcaaaaagttaaatgtcaacatttgaCCATTAGacataaacatttaatgaaatgcCTGCAAAACGTCATGAGaatgaaagtataaaaattaaacagtttattaattcttgatttttatttttaaactttatgtttATCCATCTTTTTCTCTGGTGGTAATCTTTGAATCTTTAATCTTTGTGGCCTTGTAGATGAACTAACTCATTCATCCTTCACCCCTTCACTCCAAAACCAAGAACGTGTCACCACGAGATAGACACacactcattttaaataaatgcatctgtgtgcataaataaacacacaacttTTGGAAACTACCACAAAATGTAGATCCAGATCATAACTACTACATgtgttatattttcacatgtgcATATAAGTACATATTAGCTCTTTCACCTTCAAAGTCTACATGTCCATCTCCGTTTAGGTCAATGTCACGAAGAATTTCCTCCAGATCTCTGTGTCCAACCTGGTAAAGTCGAGAGGAAAGTGTCAACTTCTGTGGCACACACTCAGACTAAATTTGCATGTGAGAAGAGACGGGCAGAAATCAGTCGGACACTGATTGATGGAGAGACGCCGAGAGGAGGGCAGTCTCTCGGAGCGGCTCCGTACCTGCTGTCCCAACAGTTTTTTCATTGCTTCTCTGAGTTCGGCTGTGCTGATCTGGCCGTCACCGTTGgtgtcaaactgaaaataaggaaatcGATTGTTAAAATAAGCAGCTGGTGTAACTTCTTgggtgtatttttttctttttgtagcctttcttctgttctttgtttATCTCTTAAGTCTCTTAAGCAAATATAATGCGTTGCATAAAGAATAGGGAATACCTCTGCTACAAATATGAAAGCAACTTGGTTTTACTCGTTTCATTTTACAAGAtggtacaaatatttttcagcaaTTTATGCACACAGATGTTATGCCAATTAGTCCTGAGTTAAGTGTCACACAGCAGAGGCATCTTCCTCACCTCCTTAAAGGCGTCTCTCAGCTCCTTTACTCCGATCATGTCGGCTGTTTCAGCCAGAAGTTTGGGCCCCATAAGTTCAACAAAGTCCTCAAAGTCAACATGTCCTCCCACTGTAGGAAAACAAGAGTTAACCTCAAATCCACgtcacatgcaaaaaaaaataaaaaatccacaaagCTACGACGTGAAGCAGAAGATAAGCCAGTGTTGGACTTTATGTCAGGAGGAAATAAAACGAGACAAAACATTTACGGTTCATGTTGATCTGCTGGCTCAGTTCTATCAGCTCCATCTCTGTTGGCATGTATCCCATCGTCCGCATGCAGTTCCCCAGGTCTTTGCAGCCAATGAATCCGTCTTTATCTTTGTCAAACTCCTTGAATGCTTCACGCAACTCTGGGGACAAAAAATACGTCATaaaatttgatgaaaatatttcagaaattgcTCATTTGGATTGTTTATTCTGCTATAAATAAAGCTTTGTTCACAATTATCAACAACTCTGGTAAATGTGTgtagaaaagccttttaaaaagtctttaaataaTGTGCATTATTAGTTTTGCTGCGGTTCTCATGGCTGTCATGTAGTGggaaaataaacttgaattgtCCAGAATTTGTAAATGTTGGGAAGTTGAAGTCAGTATCTAAAAATCCTTACGTTACTAATATGTTCTCTAATCTTTCCCATTTATGGAGAGTCCCAAACAGAAACAGGCCATTGCTTCACGTTTATAAGAAATTCCAGGGCAAACTGATAAGTTTATGTGGTAAAATATAcctaaatttacatttattattcatgaattattaggatttttttattacttttcttgGTTTGAGACGGAATGTACTCAAATAAGAGATTGGATTCCTCCACAATTTAAGATGTGAGATTGTAGCACAGCAGTAAAAAGtaacagctttattttaaagtacaTCTTTAAACTTGATTGACGTTGTTGTCTGACATACCGTCCAGCTCTTCTGGCCTCAGCTCTCGGTCCTGTAAAGAAATCACAATGCAAGGTTATCACCCAAACTGTGGCTGACATGTTTAAACTCTTGCCAACTTTCCTCATTCCTCACACAACgtgacactgcaaaaaataa of the Poecilia reticulata strain Guanapo linkage group LG12, Guppy_female_1.0+MT, whole genome shotgun sequence genome contains:
- the gpat4 gene encoding glycerol-3-phosphate acyltransferase 4 isoform X3, whose product is MKILLSIFEWTTLQMELKAKEKNHQLYKHYTSGIIVKVPDSTLKQEIQDLRHSTGCLSLDTRFELADVFVFCRKALENIIDDDVTKRFSAQKLENWNLLTRSNHNFRCISLKLLASWFLGVLIRYGVLLPFRATVAVTGIFLFVVLSTVVGLIPCTKLRTYVSDKVHLMGYRLCVRSLTGIITYHNRENKPKNDGICVANHTTPIDGIILANDHCYSLVGQLHGGLLGLIQRAMVKSSPHIWFERAEVKDRRLVAKRLRDHVADENKHPVLIFPEGTCVNNTSVMMFRKGSFEIGCTVYPAAIKYDPRFGDAFWNSSKFGLVGYLLRMMSSWAIVCSVWYLPPMNKKEGEDATQFANRVKAAIAAQGGLVDLIWDAGLKRTKVKDTFKEEQQQLYSKILLGDHEYQNHPES
- the cabp1b gene encoding calcium-binding protein 1b isoform X3, encoding MGNSVKSLKNFTKKDKKKNYKAVQSSEEGGSGGGHLEPLVALAQNGANMHNVLGPACIFLRKGFAESRLADRELRPEELDELREAFKEFDKDKDGFIGCKDLGNCMRTMGYMPTEMELIELSQQINMNLGGHVDFEDFVELMGPKLLAETADMIGVKELRDAFKEFDTNGDGQISTAELREAMKKLLGQQVGHRDLEEILRDIDLNGDGHVDFEEFVRMMSR
- the gpat4 gene encoding glycerol-3-phosphate acyltransferase 4 isoform X1, coding for MAWLTLPVDLLSKYLSLFPDVWLTLVFGFLIVPAVFGLPFGIHKYYMKILLSIFEWTTLQMELKAKEKNHQLYKHYTSGIIVKVPDSTLKQEIQDLRHSTGCLSLDTRFELADVFVFCRKALENIIDDDVTKRFSAQKLENWNLLTRSNHNFRCISLKLLASWFLGVLIRYGVLLPFRATVAVTGIFLFVVLSTVVGLIPCTKLRTYVSDKVHLMGYRLCVRSLTGIITYHNRENKPKNDGICVANHTTPIDGIILANDHCYSLVGQLHGGLLGLIQRAMVKSSPHIWFERAEVKDRRLVAKRLRDHVADENKHPVLIFPEGTCVNNTSVMMFRKGSFEIGCTVYPAAIKYDPRFGDAFWNSSKFGLVGYLLRMMSSWAIVCSVWYLPPMNKKEGEDATQFANRVKAAIAAQGGLVDLIWDAGLKRTKVKDTFKEEQQQLYSKILLGDHEYQNHPES
- the gpat4 gene encoding glycerol-3-phosphate acyltransferase 4 isoform X2, whose translation is MEHRLIICHPLSLFPDVWLTLVFGFLIVPAVFGLPFGIHKYYMKILLSIFEWTTLQMELKAKEKNHQLYKHYTSGIIVKVPDSTLKQEIQDLRHSTGCLSLDTRFELADVFVFCRKALENIIDDDVTKRFSAQKLENWNLLTRSNHNFRCISLKLLASWFLGVLIRYGVLLPFRATVAVTGIFLFVVLSTVVGLIPCTKLRTYVSDKVHLMGYRLCVRSLTGIITYHNRENKPKNDGICVANHTTPIDGIILANDHCYSLVGQLHGGLLGLIQRAMVKSSPHIWFERAEVKDRRLVAKRLRDHVADENKHPVLIFPEGTCVNNTSVMMFRKGSFEIGCTVYPAAIKYDPRFGDAFWNSSKFGLVGYLLRMMSSWAIVCSVWYLPPMNKKEGEDATQFANRVKAAIAAQGGLVDLIWDAGLKRTKVKDTFKEEQQQLYSKILLGDHEYQNHPES